From Hirundo rustica isolate bHirRus1 chromosome 1, bHirRus1.pri.v3, whole genome shotgun sequence, a single genomic window includes:
- the KCNS2 gene encoding potassium voltage-gated channel subfamily S member 2 isoform X2, whose amino-acid sequence MTGQSLRTLSEANFEDNEISINVGGFKKKMRSNTLLRFPETRLGKLLSCHSKESILELCDDYDDTKNEFYFDRNPELFPYVLHFYNTGKLHVMGELCVFSFSQEIEYWGINEFFIDSCCSYSYHGRKMEPDQEKWEEQSDQESTTSSFDEILAFYNDASKFDKQPFGNIRRQLWLALDNPGYSVLSRIFSVLSIVVVLGSIVTMCLNSLPDFQIVDSNGNPEEDPRFEIVEHFGIAWFTFELVARFAVAPDFLKFFKHALNLIDLMSILPFYITLIVNLVVESSPTLANLGRVAQVLRLMRIFRILKLARHSTGLRSLGATLKYSYREVGLLLLYLSVGISIFSVVAYTIEKEENEELATIPACWWWATVSMTTVGYGDVVPGSTAGKLTASACILAGILVVVLPITLIFNKFSHFYRRQKQLESAMRSCDFGDGMKEVPSVNLRDYYAYKVKSLMASLTNMSRSTPSELSLNDSLH is encoded by the coding sequence ATGACAGGGCAGAGTCTGAGGACTTTATCTGAAGCGAATTTTGAAGACAATGAAATCAGCATCAACGTTGGAGGCtttaagaaaaagatgagaTCCAACACATTATTAAGGTTCCCTGAGACCAGGCTGGGCAAATTGCTGAGCTGCCACTCAAAGGAGTCGATACTGGAGCTTTGTGATGACTATGATGACACCAagaatgaattttattttgataggAACCCCGAGCTCTTTCCTTACGTGCTACATTTTTATAACACTGGCAAGCTCCATGTGATGGGTGaactctgtgtgttttctttcagcCAGGAGATTGAATACTGGGGAATCAATGAATTCTTTATAGACTCCTGCTGCAGTTATAGCTACCATGGGAGGAAAATGGAGCCAGACCAAGAGAAATGGGAGGAACAAAGTGACCAGGAAAGTACGACATCTTCTTTTGATGAGATTTTGGCATTCTACAACGATGCCTCTAAATTTGACAAACAGCCCTTTGGAAACATcaggaggcagctctggctTGCTTTGGATAATCCTGGGTACTCAGTTTTAAGCCGCATCTTCAGTGTGCTTTCAATAGTGGTGGTGCTGGGCTCCATTGTGACCATGTGCCTGAACAGCCTCCCAGACTTTCAGATTGTTGATAGCAATGGGAACCCTGAGGAAGACCCTCGCTTTGAAATCGTGGAACATTTTGGTATTGCATGGTTCACTTTTGAACTGGTGGCGAGATTTGCAGTAGCtcctgactttttaaaatttttcaagcATGCCCTGAATTTGATTGACCTTATGTCTATACTTCCATTTTATATTACATTAATTGTCAACTTGGTGGTGGAAAGTAGTCCGACTTTAGCAAATTTAGGCAGAGTTGCACAAGTCCTGAGACTCATGAGGATCTTCCGCATATTAAAGCTTGCTAGACACTCCACAGGTCTCAGGTCTCTCGGAGCCACCCTGAAGTATAGCTACAGAGAGGTAGGGCTTCTTCTTCTCTACCTCTCTGTTGGCATTTCCATTTTCTCAGTAGTGGCTTACACCATTGAGAAAGAAGAGAATGAGGAGTTAGCCACTATCCCTGCTTGTTGGTGGTGGGCCACTGTTAGCATGACCACAGTTGGCTACGGGGATGTGGTGCCAGGGAGCACTGCTGGCAAATTGACGGCATCTGCATGCATCCTAGCTGGTATCCTAGTGGTAGTGCTTCCCATTACACTCATCTTTAATAAATTCTCCCACTTCTATAGGCGTCAGAAGCAGTTAGAGAGTGCCATGAGAAGCTGTGATTTTGGTGATGGCATGAAAGAAGTTCCATCTGTCAACTTAAGGGACTACTATGCTTATAAAGTCAAATCCCTTATGGCCAGTCTGACCAATATGAGCAGGAGTACCCCCAGTGAGTTGAGTCTGAATGATTCACTGCATTAG
- the KCNS2 gene encoding potassium voltage-gated channel subfamily S member 2 isoform X1, with protein MSLDAIPCASTRSLPTKSSSVRRFSFPTHLWKELTMTGQSLRTLSEANFEDNEISINVGGFKKKMRSNTLLRFPETRLGKLLSCHSKESILELCDDYDDTKNEFYFDRNPELFPYVLHFYNTGKLHVMGELCVFSFSQEIEYWGINEFFIDSCCSYSYHGRKMEPDQEKWEEQSDQESTTSSFDEILAFYNDASKFDKQPFGNIRRQLWLALDNPGYSVLSRIFSVLSIVVVLGSIVTMCLNSLPDFQIVDSNGNPEEDPRFEIVEHFGIAWFTFELVARFAVAPDFLKFFKHALNLIDLMSILPFYITLIVNLVVESSPTLANLGRVAQVLRLMRIFRILKLARHSTGLRSLGATLKYSYREVGLLLLYLSVGISIFSVVAYTIEKEENEELATIPACWWWATVSMTTVGYGDVVPGSTAGKLTASACILAGILVVVLPITLIFNKFSHFYRRQKQLESAMRSCDFGDGMKEVPSVNLRDYYAYKVKSLMASLTNMSRSTPSELSLNDSLH; from the exons ATGTCGCTGGACGCTATTCCATGTGCTAGCACGAGAAGTCTGCCCACCAAGAGCAGCAGCGTGAGGAG GTTTTCATTCCCTACCCACCTTTGGAAGGAGCTCACTATGACAGGGCAGAGTCTGAGGACTTTATCTGAAGCGAATTTTGAAGACAATGAAATCAGCATCAACGTTGGAGGCtttaagaaaaagatgagaTCCAACACATTATTAAGGTTCCCTGAGACCAGGCTGGGCAAATTGCTGAGCTGCCACTCAAAGGAGTCGATACTGGAGCTTTGTGATGACTATGATGACACCAagaatgaattttattttgataggAACCCCGAGCTCTTTCCTTACGTGCTACATTTTTATAACACTGGCAAGCTCCATGTGATGGGTGaactctgtgtgttttctttcagcCAGGAGATTGAATACTGGGGAATCAATGAATTCTTTATAGACTCCTGCTGCAGTTATAGCTACCATGGGAGGAAAATGGAGCCAGACCAAGAGAAATGGGAGGAACAAAGTGACCAGGAAAGTACGACATCTTCTTTTGATGAGATTTTGGCATTCTACAACGATGCCTCTAAATTTGACAAACAGCCCTTTGGAAACATcaggaggcagctctggctTGCTTTGGATAATCCTGGGTACTCAGTTTTAAGCCGCATCTTCAGTGTGCTTTCAATAGTGGTGGTGCTGGGCTCCATTGTGACCATGTGCCTGAACAGCCTCCCAGACTTTCAGATTGTTGATAGCAATGGGAACCCTGAGGAAGACCCTCGCTTTGAAATCGTGGAACATTTTGGTATTGCATGGTTCACTTTTGAACTGGTGGCGAGATTTGCAGTAGCtcctgactttttaaaatttttcaagcATGCCCTGAATTTGATTGACCTTATGTCTATACTTCCATTTTATATTACATTAATTGTCAACTTGGTGGTGGAAAGTAGTCCGACTTTAGCAAATTTAGGCAGAGTTGCACAAGTCCTGAGACTCATGAGGATCTTCCGCATATTAAAGCTTGCTAGACACTCCACAGGTCTCAGGTCTCTCGGAGCCACCCTGAAGTATAGCTACAGAGAGGTAGGGCTTCTTCTTCTCTACCTCTCTGTTGGCATTTCCATTTTCTCAGTAGTGGCTTACACCATTGAGAAAGAAGAGAATGAGGAGTTAGCCACTATCCCTGCTTGTTGGTGGTGGGCCACTGTTAGCATGACCACAGTTGGCTACGGGGATGTGGTGCCAGGGAGCACTGCTGGCAAATTGACGGCATCTGCATGCATCCTAGCTGGTATCCTAGTGGTAGTGCTTCCCATTACACTCATCTTTAATAAATTCTCCCACTTCTATAGGCGTCAGAAGCAGTTAGAGAGTGCCATGAGAAGCTGTGATTTTGGTGATGGCATGAAAGAAGTTCCATCTGTCAACTTAAGGGACTACTATGCTTATAAAGTCAAATCCCTTATGGCCAGTCTGACCAATATGAGCAGGAGTACCCCCAGTGAGTTGAGTCTGAATGATTCACTGCATTAG